Proteins co-encoded in one Ziziphus jujuba cultivar Dongzao chromosome 9, ASM3175591v1 genomic window:
- the LOC132805397 gene encoding FRIGIDA-like protein 3, whose translation MDQTEIPSLKKFFPTILKFYNFLKASSVLLDSAGVVEVLVNSGRQIDAVNLAYAFDLTEKFSPVALLKSYLKEARKASSPVKPGNASPTVQNEVNERELTALKAVIKCIEEHKLEEQYPVDPLQKRVIQLEKAKADKKRVTEAAKPQPKRPRANGVGYVPRVTNIAAEKNFYPRVADNRYPQYMYERSYVYPGPNENHCPSLLGSATYNLSPGHSNYFANGYQYQTAYLH comes from the exons ATGGATCAGACAGAAATACCAAGTCtaaagaaattttttccaactattttaaaattctataattttctaaaagcTTCTTCTGTTCTCTTGGATTCTGCAGGTGTAGTTGAAGTACTTGTAAATAGTGGAAGGCAGATTGATGCTGTGAACTTGGCTTATGCGTTTGACCTCACGGAGAAGTTCTCACCTGTGGCTCTACTTAAATCTTACTTGAAGGAGGCAAGAAAAGCTTCTTCACCTGTCAAACCTGGAAATGCATCTCCCACTGTACAG AATGAGGTGAATGAGCGTGAACTGACTGCACTTAAGGCTGTGATCAAGTGCATTGAAGAGCATAAGCTTGAGGAGCAGTACCCTGTGGATCCACTTCAGAAACGGGTTATCCAGCTGGAGAAAGCCAAAGCAGACAAGAAAAGGGTGACTGAAGCTGCAAAGCCTCAACCAAAGAGACCCCGAGCTAATGGTGTTGGATATGTGCCTCGTGTTACTAATATTGCTGCtgaaaagaatttttatccTAGAGTTGCCGATAATAGGTATCCACAGTACATGTATGAGAGGTCGTATGTTTACCCTGGGCCTAATGAAAACCATTGCCCCTCTCTGCTGGGTTCTGCTACTTACAACCTGTCTCCTGGTCACAGCAACTACTTTGCAAATGGCTACCAGTACCAAACCGCATATCTTCACTAG